The nucleotide sequence CCTTATTTGGGCAAGACACGACACCGGCCGATGAACGTCCGACCGTGATGGCGGACGGTGATTGGTCGATTGGGGTGTGCGTTCGTTGATATCGAATCAGTAGCTGACGCTGTTTCTAAGCTGCCGCGCCACGTCGGCGGGCAAAGCTTCGATCTTGCGATCGACTTCACCAGCGGTACCGCTAAGCCGGATTTGTTTCGGCCCCTCATCGGTCGATACAGTGGCGTCGATGCGGATGTGTCCGTTCATATTACTGACCGACACGCTGTGGACTGACGACTGGGTGTCTTCGATCAAAGGACGATGGCGGATCGTTGTCGATCGTACGCCGTCCTCGGTCAAAACGGTCAATCGCATGCCGGGGGTGACCGGCGGCATTTCGCAAACGTCACGCAGCACGTGTCCGTCCAACGTCAACAGAACCATGTGCGGCTGAATTCCGGCCTGATAGGCGGGTGACCCGGCAACCACATCGACCACCAGCAATCCGCCGCCAGAGGTCAATGACTCGTGACAACCGCGGAATAAATTGGGAACGGTCGTCAGTTGCAGCCCCCACGATTCGGCGGCCGCGTTGTGAGGACGATGATCGGTTGGGGCATCGTCCTCGGCCATCGCAGCGGCGGGGACTTGTGACATCACTTGCCGACGGATGCCGTCGACGTTCACGTTGCCTTGGGAATCGAACAACGGCGTTTGGCCACAGCACATCGACACCAACGAAAGGGCAGCGACGGAAAGCAGAGTCAGGCGAATCATGATTGGTTTCCTTGATTGAATGTTTTTGGGTCAGATGTATTCGGATCGGGGTCGGCTGGCCGGATTACCAGCGACGGAAGAAATTGCGAGTCTTGGAATGGCTGAATGCGCGGGTTCGGTTCCCGAAACCGGTCGCCGTGCTGCCGCCGCCCATGTTGCCGAATCCATGATTCGTTTGGCCGCCGACGATGACGCGAGAATTTCCGCCGGTCGATTGCACGCCGCCGTGGCTGACGTGCGTTCCGCCGCGACCGATCGACAGGTTGAAGTTGTGCCCTAGACCGACTCCGCCACTGTTAACCCCAATCGAATGGGACAGTGACAAACCGTTGGGGCCCGCACCGATCGCCAAGCCGCGTCCCATGCTGCCGCCGGGTCCGACGCGAGATTCCGTGTCGGTATGGGTCCACTGCCCGCTGGCGGACGCATCCGCCCCGGCGAATCCCGGACCGACATCAACGATCGTTCCGGCACTTTGTGCTGATGCGGCGGTGGCGATCACCGCGACGGCGGCAATCGAAAGGGTCAAACGACAAACAGTGGCGAAAACATTGGAAGCACGCATGGGATAGTCTCCGGGTGACAGAGTGTTTGGTGGTGGTGAACACTCCTCCTGGCGAGACCCGGTCCGCCAAGGGGACAAGCCCGGCGGAAAAATCGTGAAACTTCTTCAAGAAACACGTGTGCTCCCCCCCTGCCAAAGAACGCCCAGCAGGCCAGATTCGCCCGTATTTCGGCCGTTTTCTGATCCTTGAAACGGTTTTCGTGCACAGCGGGCGCGAAATCACCCCTGGTCGCTGACCACCACGATCCAGCCGGTGTCGGCCACGTCATCGGGTCGGCCATGAATGATCACCGGTTCGGTCGCGACCACCCGAGGCCGACCATCGATCGGATCAGCCACCTCGGTCACCATCACTTCCTGATCATGCGAATTCCCGCGATCCAGGTCCCGCATTCTGATCCGGCGTCCACGCAAAGCTTGCTGGACCCATGCGTCTTCCATATAGCGTGGCGGATCGTCTTCGTTTTGCAGTCCCAATTCGGGATGCTGCAACAGCAACCCGCGACGTTTCTGGTACTGATCCACCCGAGTATCAACCAACCAGGTGTTGTCTCGCATGGCAAAATCGCCCAGTTCGACGGCCATCCCGATGACGCCGATTCGCCGTCGATCGGTCTGCTCGGCAGGCCCGTCATAGATGGGAACGGCAAAGGCCACCTTCAAGGTGTGCGAATTGGTGCTTTTGTAGGCGGCACACATGTGAACGATGCGTCCGGCCAGCGGACCGACGTCCCGAGCCTCCTCCGGTGTCAGGTCGTACCCCAGCCCGTGAAAGTAATCACGATGTCGATAGCTGCGACCAATACTGGGCTCTCGTTTGACCCGAGCGATCTGAATCCCCTGAACACTTTGCACGTACCAGGACTCTGTCTTCACCGCGTTCTGATGTTCGATGAATCGATCCTGCAACCAGTTCTGAAGCTCCGGCTGCTCCGGTGCAAGTTCCTGTAGCACGACGGCACCAGCCCCACGTTCGGGATCAGGCGAAGCGGTTTTGATTTTGCGATTCAGTTCGACGACCAAGTCTCGCAAGACGCCCGATGACGCCTCGGATTCCAAAATCCGCCAACGCAAATCGATTTGATTGCCGATCGATTGCGCCAAGAACTGTGCACTCGCCCCGAGAGATGCCCGCCGTGATTGTTCGGCATTGTTCCGTGATTGTTCGGCATTGTTCCTTGCTTCATCCGCCAGACGCTCCGCGGCTTCGGCATCTTTGCGCGCGAAAGTCTCCCGTGTCGCGTAAGCCCCCAAGGTCAAGAACGCGAAGGCCGAAAACACCCCAAACAGCACCAATGCGATCAATGCAATCTGGGTCGCCACCCGATGCCGCCGGGCCAAACGAAACAATCGTCCGAACCAAGTTTCGCGATGAGCCGATACGGGGTCGTCGGCTAAAAACGCCTCCACGTCCTCGGCCATCTTCAGCGCGGTAGGATAACGATCGGCGGGCTGCAGAGACATCGCTTTGTGGGCGATCGCGGCCAGGGCCGCCGGCACGGCACCGCGAACGTCTTTGACCGGTCGAATCCGTCCGTCGATCACTTTTTCTTTGATCTCGACCACCGATTCGCCATCCACCGGCGTCGTCCCACACAGAATTTTGTATAGCGTGGCTCCCAGGCTATAGATGTCGCTGGCCGGGGTCGGGGCCAGCTTCGACGCCTGTTCGGGGCTCATATACACTGGCGTTCCCGCACCGAGCCCGGACGTGCTGCTGTCACCCGATTGCACGGGCATCAGTGTGTTTTCCCCACTTTGACGAAACGGTTCATCGCGGACGACGGGAATCGCCAAGCCCCAGTCGACGACGATCGTTTCCCCGTATTTGCCCAACATCACATTGGCGGGTTTGATATCGCGGTGGACGATGCCACGGTTGTGGGCATAGGCAACCGTCTTGCAGACCGAAACAAAATGATTCAACAGCAATCGATAGCGCCGGTCGGTTTCCAACGGGTTCGTTTTCGATTCATCGTCACGGCTGTGCAACGAAGCGATCAAGTCGTCCATCGATTGGCCGTCGATAAAACGCATCGCATAGAAAGGGTCACCATCGGTCGTCCGCCCCACGCCGTACAACGGAATCACACCGGGGTGTTCCAGCCGCGCGGTCACCTCGGCTTCTAACAGAAACCGTTCACGACAAACCTCATCGGCAACCAAATGCTTGTGCAAAAACTTCACAGCCACACGCCGGTGTGCCGTCATGTCTTCGCCGACATAAACCGCGCCCAAGCCGCCGCGTTGTAAGAACTCCAGTTCCTCGATCGTCGTCCGCACCGGCAACGTCGCATCGGACCAGTCCGACATCGGCATGCCTTGACCGATGCGTCCATCGATCTCCGCCAACCGCGCGATCTTGTCACGAACCTCGGCGATCAAATCCGGATGCGATCGACACAGTTCCTCGACACTCAAATCGGTGCCGTTCTCCTGAGCTTCCTCCCACACGTCCAACAGCTCATCGATCACCTGCTGTCGTGATTCGTCGTCGTTTTCGGAGGGCACGTTCATCACAACGCGATGCTTTGGCGTGTCGAATCGCTCAGCTTTTCATGCAACATCAGCCTTGCCGAACGCCACAGCCGCTTGATGGTTCGCGTCGATGTTCCCAACAGCTCGGCCGCCTCGTCCTGTTTCAGCTCGTGGTACCACAACAATTCGAACACCTCGCGTTCCTTGTCCGGCAGTCGATCGACGCATTCGTGAAAATCGCTCCAGGCTTGCAATTCCGCCGGATTTGCGGCGGCGTCACCGGGATCAAACGCCATCGCGCGACCGTCACCGTCGTCCTGGTTGCCAGCCTGGGTCACATGATGAGCGCCCTGACCTTGAGGGCCGCGGTAATGACGGCACAGGTCGATCAATTCACGGCGGATCTGCAATGCGGCCAATCGAAAGAAATGGCGTGCGTCTTCGATCTTCGTCGACGACATGGCCTGGTAAAGACGCATCGACGCATTTTGAAAGACATCCTCGGTCTGTTCCCACCGTCCGACGCCACGAAAATCGCGTTTCATTTTGGTGGTCAGACGCATCAGACGTTCCTGCGTCAAATTCAACAGTTCGCCTCGAACGGCGGTGTCACCATCGCGGAGCAATTCAAGGCAGCGTTCGACGGCGATCGTTTGTTCACCACGGGCAGAATCATCGGGCATTTCGTCGTGGTCCCTTTGCGTCGGTCATCCGATTCTTTCGGATTTCGGAAACGATTTTTGCCCCTCACAGTCGCACGCGGCTCGCACGGTTGCTCGCATTTCACACGTTTGCGCTCGGCACAATCGTACCACCAAGCCGAACCGTTGATGCCTGGAAACGGGGCGGAGACAGATTCGAGAGATTTTTTTGGCGATCCGGTGTCCCTTTTTTCCGGTCACGTCCGCTGGGTGTAAGTGTTCCGGCAATCAAACACGCCGACTGACCACTTCACTTCGAAACCATTTGGGAACCGACCGATGAAAACGCTGACCGCCTGCACCGCCGTCCTTGCCGCCATGATCACCTTCACCACCGCCAGTGCCGACCAACGCGTCTTGGTTCAGCCCAATCCGGGCACCGGACCGGCCGCCAGCTATTTCCTGGGCGTGTACACCGAAACCGTCGCGGTCACGCTTCCCGGCGGTCCCGTCGGCCCGGTTGCCGCCGCTCAAGTCGGCGTCCGAGTCGTCCCATCACCCGGCCCTGGTCCCGTTCACTACGTCCAGCGTGTGACGGGTGTCGTCCCGGGGTCGCCGGCCGCCCACATCGGCTTGGAACCCGGCGATCAGCTGGTCACCGGAAACGGTCGACCGCTGACGTGCCGAAACGCTCTGATCCACGCCGTGAATCAAAGCGGGGGCCAGTTGAACTTGGTCGTGATCAATGTTCGCACGGGCCAGCCGATGAATCTGACCGCTTACCCGCGTTACCAAGGCGGCCCGGTGGCGCTGAACCGTTGAAGCTCAGCATCTTTGAAATCCCGAACCGCTTCAGCACGAACATCACCTGCCTTCACGACTGCGTTTCACCCAGCCAAGACCGCGGATCCCGCGATCTTGGCTTTTTTTGTGTCAAATGCGATTCGACGGCGTGTGTAAGTTGTTGGTCCCCACCGATGTCCACGACGACCACGCCCACGATGAATCTGCCCGAAACCCGCGCCAGCCTGCTGATCCGCCTGCGCGACCGCGACGACGCGGCCGCTTGGCAGGAATTCGTGCAGATCTATCGGCCGGTGATCGTGCGGGTCGCCACCGCCAAAGGCATCCAACGGGCCGACGCCGATGACTTGGCTCAACAAGTCCTGATGTCCGTTTGTGGTGCCATCGATCGGTTCGATCACGCTTCGAATCAAGCCAAATTCCGAACCTGGCTGCGTCGGATCGCCGACAACGCCACTTTGAACGCGTTGACACGCGGTCGGCCGGATCGCGGCAGCGGTGACAGTGCGTTGCACCGGTGGCTGGATCAACACCCCGATCCGGACCCCGGTGATTCGCGCATGCTGCAAACCGAACTACGTCGCGAACACTTCCAGGCTGCCGCCCGCGCCGTGCGAGGCGAATTCAGCGACGCGACCTGGCAATCGTTCTGGCGAACCGCCGTGCTGGGAGAAAACATCGACGACGTGGCCGACGCTTTGGGACG is from Crateriforma conspicua and encodes:
- a CDS encoding RNA polymerase sigma factor, with the translated sequence MPDDSARGEQTIAVERCLELLRDGDTAVRGELLNLTQERLMRLTTKMKRDFRGVGRWEQTEDVFQNASMRLYQAMSSTKIEDARHFFRLAALQIRRELIDLCRHYRGPQGQGAHHVTQAGNQDDGDGRAMAFDPGDAAANPAELQAWSDFHECVDRLPDKEREVFELLWYHELKQDEAAELLGTSTRTIKRLWRSARLMLHEKLSDSTRQSIAL
- a CDS encoding serine/threonine-protein kinase — translated: MNVPSENDDESRQQVIDELLDVWEEAQENGTDLSVEELCRSHPDLIAEVRDKIARLAEIDGRIGQGMPMSDWSDATLPVRTTIEELEFLQRGGLGAVYVGEDMTAHRRVAVKFLHKHLVADEVCRERFLLEAEVTARLEHPGVIPLYGVGRTTDGDPFYAMRFIDGQSMDDLIASLHSRDDESKTNPLETDRRYRLLLNHFVSVCKTVAYAHNRGIVHRDIKPANVMLGKYGETIVVDWGLAIPVVRDEPFRQSGENTLMPVQSGDSSTSGLGAGTPVYMSPEQASKLAPTPASDIYSLGATLYKILCGTTPVDGESVVEIKEKVIDGRIRPVKDVRGAVPAALAAIAHKAMSLQPADRYPTALKMAEDVEAFLADDPVSAHRETWFGRLFRLARRHRVATQIALIALVLFGVFSAFAFLTLGAYATRETFARKDAEAAERLADEARNNAEQSRNNAEQSRRASLGASAQFLAQSIGNQIDLRWRILESEASSGVLRDLVVELNRKIKTASPDPERGAGAVVLQELAPEQPELQNWLQDRFIEHQNAVKTESWYVQSVQGIQIARVKREPSIGRSYRHRDYFHGLGYDLTPEEARDVGPLAGRIVHMCAAYKSTNSHTLKVAFAVPIYDGPAEQTDRRRIGVIGMAVELGDFAMRDNTWLVDTRVDQYQKRRGLLLQHPELGLQNEDDPPRYMEDAWVQQALRGRRIRMRDLDRGNSHDQEVMVTEVADPIDGRPRVVATEPVIIHGRPDDVADTGWIVVVSDQG
- a CDS encoding RNA polymerase sigma factor encodes the protein MSTTTTPTMNLPETRASLLIRLRDRDDAAAWQEFVQIYRPVIVRVATAKGIQRADADDLAQQVLMSVCGAIDRFDHASNQAKFRTWLRRIADNATLNALTRGRPDRGSGDSALHRWLDQHPDPDPGDSRMLQTELRREHFQAAARAVRGEFSDATWQSFWRTAVLGENIDDVADALGRTKGSVYASRSRVMRRIREKVEPWQ
- a CDS encoding PDZ domain-containing protein, giving the protein MKTLTACTAVLAAMITFTTASADQRVLVQPNPGTGPAASYFLGVYTETVAVTLPGGPVGPVAAAQVGVRVVPSPGPGPVHYVQRVTGVVPGSPAAHIGLEPGDQLVTGNGRPLTCRNALIHAVNQSGGQLNLVVINVRTGQPMNLTAYPRYQGGPVALNR